A segment of the Natrinema sp. SYSU A 869 genome:
ATCCGATTGAGACCGTCTGTGAACGTGGCCGTCCAGTCGATCGGAACGCCCGGACGTCTCTGAATGGCCCCTGCGACACAGCACAATCCGTCGAGACACTGTGCCGTGGAAGCCTCTGTCAAAGCGATCGGACGAGAGACCCGATCCTCGCCGGAACTGAGGTCGACTGACCATCGCCGGCATTGAGGTCGACCGCAGGACGCTCTCAACGGCCGAAAACGCCATCTCTCCTCACTACCCTGCGAATCTACTGCGGCGATCCATAATTTTTTGACCAGTGTTATCATCTATCAATGTATGGACGGACTCACCGTCGGCTATCTCGCCGAACGGAACGCACGAATCCAGCCGGACGCCGAAGCGGTCGTCCAGCGGGCGGACGGAGCGCGAACCGAGACCGTGACCTTCGAGGCGCTCAACCGCAGGGTCGACCAGCTGGCAAACGCGCTCTCGGAATTCGGGATCGAGAAGGGAGACGCCATCGCGACATACACGGGGAATCGGGTCGAGACGATCGAGAGCTACCTCGCGGCGATGAAGCTCGGTGCCCTGCCGGTCCCAATCAACCACCGGTTCAAGGCCGGCGAAGTGAGCTACGTCCTCGAGGACAGCGACGCGACGTTGTGTATCTTCGGCGAAGCCGGTCGCGAGACGATCGCGGGCGTCCACGACGAGTTCGACTCGCCCGTCGAGACGTACCTGTACGCCGGTGACTCAACGCCGCCGTTCGCGACCGACTACGAGACGGTTCGGGACGAGGCCGCTCCCGATCCCGTCGAGGTCGTCCCGTCCCGGCTCGACGAGGCGGCCATCATGTACACGAGCGGAACGACCGGCGATCCGAAGGGGTGCGTACTCACGCACGACAACGTCGTCCAGGCCGCGGAGAACGGCCTCTACGAGGTGAACCTCTCCCGCGACGCCCGGTTCATGGTGGTGACGCCGCTGTTCCATATCGCCGCGTTCGGGCTGTTTATGATGTCGTTTTACGTCGGCGGGACGACGATCCTGGTCGACGACTTCGAGCCGGCGTCGGTCCTCTCGATCCTCGAGGACGAATCCGTGACGGCGTCGTTCATGGTCCCGATGATGAGCCGCGCGGTACTGTCGGCCGACCCCGAGTCGTACGACCTCTCGCAGTTCCAGCACTACATGACCGGCGCAGCGCCCTCGGAGCGCTCGCTCAAGGAGGCGATCATCGAGACCGTCGACTGCAACCTCTACGACGTCTTCGGCCAGACCGAACTCTCGCCGTCGACGACGATGTTGCGACCGGAGAACGCGCTTGAGAAGCCCGACAGCGTCGGTCGGCCGATTATCAACGTCGAGGTCAAAGTCGTCGACGAGACGGGCGACGAGGTCGAGACCGGTGAAACGGGCCGGATCGCCTACCGCGGTCCGACGGTGTTCAAAGAGTACTACGGCATGCCGGAGAAGACTGCAGAGGTGTTCGACGACGGCTGGTTCGTCTCCGACGACCTCGTCCGGATGGACGAGGACGGCTTTGTCTACTTCGTCGGCCGGGCCGACGACATGATCATCACCGGCGGCGAGAACGTCCACCCCGC
Coding sequences within it:
- a CDS encoding AMP-binding protein; the encoded protein is MDGLTVGYLAERNARIQPDAEAVVQRADGARTETVTFEALNRRVDQLANALSEFGIEKGDAIATYTGNRVETIESYLAAMKLGALPVPINHRFKAGEVSYVLEDSDATLCIFGEAGRETIAGVHDEFDSPVETYLYAGDSTPPFATDYETVRDEAAPDPVEVVPSRLDEAAIMYTSGTTGDPKGCVLTHDNVVQAAENGLYEVNLSRDARFMVVTPLFHIAAFGLFMMSFYVGGTTILVDDFEPASVLSILEDESVTASFMVPMMSRAVLSADPESYDLSQFQHYMTGAAPSERSLKEAIIETVDCNLYDVFGQTELSPSTTMLRPENALEKPDSVGRPIINVEVKVVDETGDEVETGETGRIAYRGPTVFKEYYGMPEKTAEVFDDGWFVSDDLVRMDEDGFVYFVGRADDMIITGGENVHPAEIEEVLHDLEGVDEVAVVGVPDDQWGERIKAVVVPEEEAVLTESDVVGHVESNLAGFKKPREVEFRDELPRNPTGKVLKNELA